The genomic DNA TAAAGTGCCAGCTACAGGGAAAGATACTGTAGGTGCATGAAAACCATAATCCATCAAACGTTTAGCGATATCTGTTACTTCAATACCGTTGGCTTTAAATGGTCGGCAATCCACAATCATTTCATGGGCTGCACGTCCTCGTTCACCAGAATATAACGTATCAAAACTACCTTCTAAACGATGTTTAATATAGTTTGCATTTAAAATGGCAATTTTAGTAGATTCTCTTAGACCTTCTGCTCCTAACATTTTAATATAACCGTACGATATTAAACAAGCTAGTGCAGATCCAAAAGGGGCTGCCGAAATAGCTGTAATTGCATCTTTACCTCCAGTTTTAATAATGGGGTTTCCAGGTAAAAACGGTACGAGTTGTTTTGCAACACAAATAGGTCCAACTCCGGGACCTCCACCACCGTGAGGGATAGCAAATGTTTTATGTAAATTTAAATGACAGACATCAGCACCAATATTGCCAGGATTTGTTAGTCCTACCTGTGCATTCATGTTAGCGCCATCCATATAGACTTGTCCGCCATTATCATGAATAATTTGAGTAATCTCTTTAATAGCAGATTCATAAACACCATGTGTAGATGGATATGTTACCATTAAAGCAGATAAATTATCTTTATGTAATTCTGCTTTTTCACGTAAATCATCTACATCAATATTACCTTCTAAAGTCGATTTTGTAACAATGACTTTCATACCAGCCATAACTGCACTAGCGGGGTTTGTACCGTGCGCAGATGACGGAATTAAACAGATATTTCTATGGTGATCACCGCGAGATTCGTGATACGCTTTAATAACCATAAGTCCAGCAAACTCACCTTGCGCTCCAGAATTAGGTTGTAAAGAAGTAGAAGCAAAACCTGTTATTTCTGTTAATTGATCTTCCAGTTCTTTTAAAACGGTTAAATAACCTTTAGCTTGTTTTAAAGGCGCAAAAGGATGAATATTCCCCCATTTAAACCAGCTAAGAGGTAACATTTCTGAAGCCGCGTTTAATTTCATAGTACAAGACCCTAAAGAAATCATGGAATGATTCAATGCTAAATCTTTACGTTCAAGAAATTTTATGTAACGCATTAATTCGGTTTCAGAGTGGTATGTATTAAAAACATCTGTTGTTAAGAAATCAGATGTTCTTTGTATAGATTCTGAAATATTATTAGCTTCGGTAACAGCCGAAATAGTAATAGTGTCCTTTTTAGCAGCTTCAGCAAAAACTGAAATTAAGTAATTAATATCTCTAATAGAAGTCGTTTCATTAATTGCTATAATAACAGTTTCTTTGTCTGGATAATATAAATTTACTTTTTTCTCCTTAGCTATTGCTTTTATTTTTTTAGCCTTTGTTTTTATTTGAAGGGTATCAAAATACGACGTATTGATTTGGTTATAGCCTAATGTCTTTAATGCATTGGCCAATTCAGAGGCTTTATTATGAACTTTATTGGCTATAAACTGTAAGCCTTTAGGACCGTGATATACAGCATACATACTCGCCATAACAGCTAGTAAAACCTGAGCCGTACAAATATTAGAAGTTGCTTTGTCTCTTTTTATATGTTGTTCGCGTGTTTGTAAAGCCATTCGTAAGGCTCTATTACCATTTTTATCTTTGGTAACTCCAATAATTCTACCAGGTAAATCACGTTTGTAAGCTTCTTTAGTTGCAAAGTAGGCTGCATGCGGACCTCCATAACCCATAGGAATACCAAAACGTTGTGTGGTACCAACAACAACATCAGCTCCAAATTTTCCAGGAGCTTCCAGTTTTATTAAACTAAGTATGTCGGCAGCAACAGCAACTTTAATTTGAGCATCATTTGCTTTGGCTATAAATGTTTTAATATCGGTTACCTGTCCATTTTTCCCTGGGTATTGCAATATGGCTCCAAAAAATTCTGACGAAAAATCGAAAGTGTCTTCATTACCTACAACTAATTCTATACCAATAGGGTTTGCTCTTGTTTGTAATAGCGATAAGGTTTGAGGTAATATATTTTCTGAAACAAAAAACTTATTGACCCCTGCTTTTTTCTGTTGACGATCACGAACAGCAAATAGCAAACTCATAGCTTCTGCAGCAGCAGTACTCTCATCAAGAAGTGATGCGTTTGCAATTTCCATACCAGTTAAGTCTATAACCATGGTTTGGAAATTTAAAAGTGCTTCTAACCTTCCCTGAGAAATTTCAGCTTGATAAGGTGTGTAAGCCGTATACCAACCTGGGTTTTCAAGAATATTTCTTTGAATTACGGCGGGTAAGATGGTTGGGTGATACCCTAGGCCTATATATGTTTTATAAGCTTTATTTTTCTTAGACAATTCATGAATATGAAGTAAATAGTCATGCTCAGTCATAGGGGCTTCTAAATTCAGTCCATTTTTTAAGCGAATATCATCTGGAATTGTCTCATAAATCAATTGATCTAAAGAATCAACACCAAGAGTTTTTAACATAAGGTTTTGGTCATTTTCTCTAGGACCAATATGACGCAATGCAAAAGCGTTTGTATTCATTAAAAGTAAAATTAATTATATAATTCGCAAAAATACATAATATTTTATGTGTTTTATTGCATAAAATGGAAAGTTTTTAACCATTTGAGAGCGTTATTAACACTTTGACTATTTTTACATTATGAAATTTATAAAACAACTTTTTAATTTCTATTTAAATAGTAGTATACATGTTGCCTTATCTGTTTTTTCGCTAACATGGATTACGCTTATAGAGTTTGACATTTCATATGATAGAAACATACTCTATTTTGTGTTTTATGCCTCAATAACCGGTTATAATTTTGTTAAGTATTTTGGAATCGCAAAGTTTCATCACAGAAGCTTGGCTAATTGGCTAAAACTGATTCAGGTATTTTCTTTTTTTAGTTTTCTTTTAATGTGTTATTACGCTTTTAAATTAAGTTCTATAACTTTAATTTGTATTGGCGGTTTTGCAGTTATCACATTTTTATATGCGATTCCTTTTCTACCTAAACGCTTTTTTTTGGATAAGCAGCATAATTTACGAAGCATTGGTGGTCTAAAAATTTATTTAATAGCCTTGATCTGGGCTGGTGTTACCGTGCTACTTCCTCTAATAAATAATAATTACGTTATAAGTATTGATGTTGTATTAACAACGATTCAAAGGTATCTTTTTATAATAGTTTTAATGTTCCCTTTTGAAATTAGAGATTTAAGGTATGATAGCTTAAAATTATCAACGATTCCTCAGAAAATAGGAATAAAGCCAACAAAAATAATTGGAAGTGTATTACTGCTCTTATTCTTCTTTTTAGATTTATTTAAAAGTGAAATAAATGAGATACAAATAATTATTTTAATAGTAATAACATGTGTTACACTATTATTTCTTGTGTTTTCTAAAATAGAACAAAGAAAAAGTTATAGTGCGTTTTGGGTAGAAGGAATACCAGTTTTTTGGCTAATACTATTGCTCTTATTCTATTAATCTAATCTGTAAGCTCTTTTAAAGCCTTTTCAAAATCTAGTCTCATGGATTCTTTATTTCTTTTATCTAAACATTCCACTTCAGAACTTTTTATAGCCTTAGTAAGCTTTGTATTGTTTTTTGTGTATTTTCTACAGGCTCTACAGTATAATAAATGTATGTTGAGCTTTATCATTTCCAATAAGGAAGCTTCTTTATATTGTGTTTTATCGCATACATGATTTGCATCATCACATGGAATAAAAATTTTACTCTTACTCATAATCAAAACCAATTTTCTTTTAGGCAATCTGCCATAGCTGTACGTGCTCTGTGAATGATTACCCAAAGGTTAGACGCAGTAATATTTAATTCATTACAAATTACTTCGGTTTCAAAACCTTGAATGGTTTTCATTTTAAAAACATCAGCTTGTTTTTCTGGTAATTTTCCTAAGCAGTTATGTATGGCATCACCTAATTCGCTATTTTGCATCGTGTCTTCTGCAGTTTTATCAAACGGATCTGCGACACGTTCTTCCAGCCAATCCCCTTCAGTCTCAGAGTCATCATTATAACTAATGCGGACCTCTGCTTTTCCTTTATTAGAATTTATTTTACGGTAATGGTCGATAATTTTTCGCTTTAAAATGGATATTAGCCAAGTACGTTCACTGGCTTCTCCTTTAAAGTTTTTCATTGATTTTAAACCAGCAAAAAAAGTATCTTGTACCAAATCCTGTGCAATTTCTCTATCGCTAACACGCGTAATAGTGTAGTTGTATAGGTAATCGGAATATAAATCGATCCATTGGTTAGGATTAATTTGATGATTGGGCATTGTCTAATCAATTATTTTGAGTTTCAAAAATAAGATAAAAAAATGACTTTTTAAATGTTTAGTAAATCGAATAGAGCACTTTCAATATTTGTATATTTAAAGGAGTACCCATTGTACAGTAACCGTTTTGGTATTACATTTCTACTTTTTAAAACTAGTTCAGTTTCTGTGCCAATAATTTTAGCACCAAATTCTAAGAAAGGTTTAGAGTGTGGTATTCCAAAATGAGGAGGTAAAACCTTTCTTAGGGATTTCATAAGCGTATTATTGTTTGTAGGTTTTGGAACACATAAATTAAAAATACCGCTTAGGTTTTTATGGTGTATTAAGAATTCAATGATTTTTGCGAAATCAAGTTGGTGAATCCAACTTACTTTTTGATTCCCGTTTCCTTGTTTTCCTCCCAATCCAAGTTTGGTTATTTTTTTTAGAGGAATTAATGCACCTCCATTTTTACCCAAAACAATTGAAGTCCGTAAAATAATTTTTCGCGTTTTAGGAGTTGTTATTGTATTAAATGCCTGCTCCCAAGATTTAGCAATATTCATGGAGAAATCATCTCCGATTTCTCCATGTTCTTCTGTCATCTCTTCATCCAAAGAATGTTTATAAATAGTTGCTGTTGATGAGTTCATCCAGATTTTTGGTGGATTTTCACAATGATTGATCGCTAGTCCGAGTAGATGTGTTGGATTGATTCTAGAATTATAAATCAATTTTTTGTTTTTTTCGGTGTATCTACAATCTACAGATTTTCCAGTAAGGTTTATAAGGCACTCTGTTTTTTCCAATTCTTTTGCCCATTCTCCTAAATCTTTGGCATTCCAGTAAATATCATTCTTACGTTTAGGGTATCTGGTTAATATTTTTACTAAATATTCTTTTTTAGTGAAATAGTCTTCCAAAATTTGTCCTAGAAACCCACTTCCACCCGCTATAATAATTGTTTTCATTGTTTTTGAATTAGGTAAGTTATGTAAACAAAATAACTAGCAATTAGCATTGGAATTATGAAAACACAAGCTATTAGTATTATATGACTGTCAATACTGTCAGTTTTTGATAGTACTAGAAGTGTGAACATAATAATCAATACGAAAGCGCAGTAGTATGTCATGTGCTTTCGAATGTTTTTATTATACACCTTTATATAGAATAAAATAATTATGGCTATTAATATTTGGGCAATTCCGAGTGCAAATTGAGCATACATACCGATTATAGCATAGTGTATAGTTAAATATGGTATGACAGTTATTAAATAAAAGAAACTATTAATATAATGAAGCGTTTTCATATTATTTGGGAGTTTTAAGTTGAGGTTTTGTTAATTTTAATGATTGTCGTGATTTACTTCTCCCTCTGAAGAAAAAGAATAAATTAATAAACAACATGACTCCTAAATAGATTGAAAAACCACCTATTTTTTTACTCAATATTTCAATAAGTGATTGGTAACTCATTCCATCTGCATTATAATAAGATATTTTAAGAATTAACATGGCCCATCCTATATTAATGAGGTAGAACCCAATTTCGAATAATTTATTGGTAGCTAAAGCAATGTCTTCTTTGCCTTTAAAAATGTCAATCATAAACAGCCTTCCGTTTTTAAAAAGCATTTTTGATACATAAATAGTTAGTAATACGACTATTGGTAAATAGACTAAATAACCGATAATGATTTTTGAATTTTCCATGATTTATTGTTTTAAAGATTTTGATTTTATTAAATATGTTAAGACGAAGACATTATTGTAATGTAAAACCGCCAAAAGAATTATGATTCTTCCTAGTGTTGTTGATAGAGTATTTATTACTTGATTTATTGATTCAAGTTGCTCCCAATATGCGATAGTAATTATTGCGTAACCGAGATTTACCAGATAGTACCCAATTAGCAATATATTGTTAATGTTGTTTGCTAAGGAGTAATTACCCTGGAAGATGTTTAATAGAAATACCTCACCATGTTTGTAAAATAACCAACCAATTTTAATAGTAATGAAGAAAATTATAGGAAGATAGATGCTATATGTGAGAATATTATAATTCATTTCAATATTATTAAACTTTCAGAAATTATTGAAAGTGTGGTTTAAATTTTTTTATTTGATAAGTTTAAGTAAAGATTTAGTAATCCAGTTATGTTCTTGATTAACAATTTTATTCATCATAGTATCTGCTGTTTCTGCTAGATCATGTAGTGCTTTGGTTTGTTTAATAAGTTCTTTTGTTTTTTCTGTGCCATCATCTTTAATGGAACTAACATTTTTCAATATTTTTATTACAGGTTTAATTTCTCTTCTACTTCGTTCTTTAGCAATGTGTCTTGCCAATTCCTGTACATCTTTTTCAGTAGTAAAAAATTCTTTACGCTCACCGGGAACTAGCTCTTTTGTAACGATGCCCCAATCCATAAGCTGACGTAAGTTCATACTGGTATTACCACGAGAGATTTTTAGTTCTTCCATGATTTCTTCCATGGATAATGGCTTGGTAGAAATAAAAAGAAGCGATTGTATTTGAGCCATCGCTTTATTTATGCCCCATAATGTCCCTAAGCTTCCCCAGGTACTTATAAATTTATCTTTTGCTTCTTGGTATTCCATAGCACAAAGATATAAATAATTTCTAAACTTTCAATAATTATTGAAAGTTTATTTTAAAACTTAATTTAAAAGAGCTGATTTCTTTGTGTCTACAGATTAAAAACTAACCAATTCTCGGTTATATTTATTTTTATATGCAACAGGTGTTAAGCCCGTAAATCTCTTAAATAAGGATCTAAATGCTTTAGTATCTGAATATCCTACAGAAAACATTACCTCGTTTATTGTGTTTTGTGTAGATTCTAAAGCGTTTTTAGCAGCTTCAACCTTAACACGTTGAATATATTCTAAAGGTGTATTTGCAGTTGCTTTTTTAAACCGTCTTATAAAGTTACGTTGACTCACCGCCAACATGTCCGATAATTGTTCTACAGAAACCTTTTCGGTAACATTATTCTCTATAAATAACTGTGCTTTTTGTATTAGGGTGTCGGTATGGTCCTTTTGACCTCTAAAAATGGCAAACTGGTTTTGATTATCCCTGCTAATATCAATTTCGAAAAGTTTGGATACATAAACAGCAGCTTCCTGTCCACAATATTTGTGAACCAAATGTATGATGAGGTTTAAAAATGAGTAAGCACCACCACTGGAATAAATACCTTCTTGGTCTGTAACTATTTTTTCTGGTAGTACATCAATTTTTGGATACATCTGTCGGAACAGGTCAATCCCTGCCCAATGTGTAGTAGCTTGTTTATGGTCTAACAACCCGGTTTCTGCTAATAGAAAAGCACCAAGGCATAAACTTGCCACTTCTGCATGATGTTTATTGCGTTGTTTTTTAATCCATGGAATAAACTCATAATTAGTTTTAATGCCATCAGTAATCCATTCTGGTCTAACGGCTGAAATTATGATAAGATCTGTTTTAGAAATATCATGTATGGTAGCATCACAGTGTACTGAAAATGCACCATCATATAGTACCGTGTTTTTATCTAGACCAACAAGGTTAATATCAAAGAAAGGCTGTTCACTTTTTCCAGATTGTAGAATGAAATCATTCACACTTTTAAAAATTTTATAAGGTCCGACAACACTACTTAGAATGGTGTTAGATTTTGGAACCAATATGCTTACATGTTTCATTGGTAAATGTCTTAATGATTATGATTTTAAAAGTAATATTAAATTTTGTCATAATCAACACCTTAAAGTGTCGTATTTGACCTCTGAAAAAATGTATTCATTTTATAATTTTGAAAACACCTATAAACATTCTAATGGAAGCAAAACGCTATTTTGAAGCTATAAGAGTTCGATTTTGTTCTAACCACGAAAACATAACCGTAGGTAAAATGATGCGTTCAGAAGCGATACATTATAAAGGGAAGGTGTTTGCGTTTTTTTCTACTAAACAGAACATGGTGTTTAAACTAGGAAAGGGTTTTAATGTTGAAGCCATCGATGTACCATTAGAAGTGTTTAGTCCTTTCAAAAATAAAAAACCTATGTCCGGTTGGTACCAATTGGGAGTTGAATATAAAGATTCCTGGGAGTTTTTAACAAATCTAGCATTAGATATAATACATCAAGACAAATGATAACAAAAGCGTATACCGAATTTTTTAAAGAGTTGAACGAGAATAATAATAAAGAATGGTTTCATACCAATAAGAAACGTTATGAAAATGATGTTAAGGGGCCTTTTTTAGAGTTGCTTTCAGAATTACTTCCTATGCTCCATCAATGGGATAATCGAATTCTAACTGATGAAAAGAAAGCTTTGTTTAGGATAAATAGAGATGTGCGATTCTCAAAAGATAAAACACCTTATCATACAATCTTTAAAGCTGGATTTTCTCCTAATGGCAAAAAGTCTATGCTACCAGGGTATTATTTGGGCATTAGTGCAGATTCGATTCACGTTGGAGGTGGGCTTTTTAATGTTAAACCACCGGAATTAAAAGCAGTAAGAAATCATATTGCTAATCATACTGATGATTTTTTGGCAATAACAACGGCAAAAGAATTTAATGACTGCCTGGGAGCT from Flavivirga abyssicola includes the following:
- a CDS encoding sigma-70 family RNA polymerase sigma factor, with the protein product MPNHQINPNQWIDLYSDYLYNYTITRVSDREIAQDLVQDTFFAGLKSMKNFKGEASERTWLISILKRKIIDHYRKINSNKGKAEVRISYNDDSETEGDWLEERVADPFDKTAEDTMQNSELGDAIHNCLGKLPEKQADVFKMKTIQGFETEVICNELNITASNLWVIIHRARTAMADCLKENWF
- the gcvP gene encoding aminomethyl-transferring glycine dehydrogenase, with protein sequence MNTNAFALRHIGPRENDQNLMLKTLGVDSLDQLIYETIPDDIRLKNGLNLEAPMTEHDYLLHIHELSKKNKAYKTYIGLGYHPTILPAVIQRNILENPGWYTAYTPYQAEISQGRLEALLNFQTMVIDLTGMEIANASLLDESTAAAEAMSLLFAVRDRQQKKAGVNKFFVSENILPQTLSLLQTRANPIGIELVVGNEDTFDFSSEFFGAILQYPGKNGQVTDIKTFIAKANDAQIKVAVAADILSLIKLEAPGKFGADVVVGTTQRFGIPMGYGGPHAAYFATKEAYKRDLPGRIIGVTKDKNGNRALRMALQTREQHIKRDKATSNICTAQVLLAVMASMYAVYHGPKGLQFIANKVHNKASELANALKTLGYNQINTSYFDTLQIKTKAKKIKAIAKEKKVNLYYPDKETVIIAINETTSIRDINYLISVFAEAAKKDTITISAVTEANNISESIQRTSDFLTTDVFNTYHSETELMRYIKFLERKDLALNHSMISLGSCTMKLNAASEMLPLSWFKWGNIHPFAPLKQAKGYLTVLKELEDQLTEITGFASTSLQPNSGAQGEFAGLMVIKAYHESRGDHHRNICLIPSSAHGTNPASAVMAGMKVIVTKSTLEGNIDVDDLREKAELHKDNLSALMVTYPSTHGVYESAIKEITQIIHDNGGQVYMDGANMNAQVGLTNPGNIGADVCHLNLHKTFAIPHGGGGPGVGPICVAKQLVPFLPGNPIIKTGGKDAITAISAAPFGSALACLISYGYIKMLGAEGLRESTKIAILNANYIKHRLEGSFDTLYSGERGRAAHEMIVDCRPFKANGIEVTDIAKRLMDYGFHAPTVSFPVAGTLMIEPTESESKAEIDRFCDAMISIKKEIDNASKDDDNNVLKNAPHTLDMITSDEWYFPYSREAAAFPLEYVRDNKFWPSVRRVDDAYGDRNLICSCIPIEAYAEA
- a CDS encoding GbsR/MarR family transcriptional regulator, which encodes MEYQEAKDKFISTWGSLGTLWGINKAMAQIQSLLFISTKPLSMEEIMEELKISRGNTSMNLRQLMDWGIVTKELVPGERKEFFTTEKDVQELARHIAKERSRREIKPVIKILKNVSSIKDDGTEKTKELIKQTKALHDLAETADTMMNKIVNQEHNWITKSLLKLIK
- a CDS encoding GlxA family transcriptional regulator, producing MKHVSILVPKSNTILSSVVGPYKIFKSVNDFILQSGKSEQPFFDINLVGLDKNTVLYDGAFSVHCDATIHDISKTDLIIISAVRPEWITDGIKTNYEFIPWIKKQRNKHHAEVASLCLGAFLLAETGLLDHKQATTHWAGIDLFRQMYPKIDVLPEKIVTDQEGIYSSGGAYSFLNLIIHLVHKYCGQEAAVYVSKLFEIDISRDNQNQFAIFRGQKDHTDTLIQKAQLFIENNVTEKVSVEQLSDMLAVSQRNFIRRFKKATANTPLEYIQRVKVEAAKNALESTQNTINEVMFSVGYSDTKAFRSLFKRFTGLTPVAYKNKYNRELVSF
- a CDS encoding UbiA prenyltransferase family protein; this translates as MKFIKQLFNFYLNSSIHVALSVFSLTWITLIEFDISYDRNILYFVFYASITGYNFVKYFGIAKFHHRSLANWLKLIQVFSFFSFLLMCYYAFKLSSITLICIGGFAVITFLYAIPFLPKRFFLDKQHNLRSIGGLKIYLIALIWAGVTVLLPLINNNYVISIDVVLTTIQRYLFIIVLMFPFEIRDLRYDSLKLSTIPQKIGIKPTKIIGSVLLLLFFFLDLFKSEINEIQIIILIVITCVTLLFLVFSKIEQRKSYSAFWVEGIPVFWLILLLLFY
- a CDS encoding TIGR01777 family oxidoreductase, with protein sequence MKTIIIAGGSGFLGQILEDYFTKKEYLVKILTRYPKRKNDIYWNAKDLGEWAKELEKTECLINLTGKSVDCRYTEKNKKLIYNSRINPTHLLGLAINHCENPPKIWMNSSTATIYKHSLDEEMTEEHGEIGDDFSMNIAKSWEQAFNTITTPKTRKIILRTSIVLGKNGGALIPLKKITKLGLGGKQGNGNQKVSWIHQLDFAKIIEFLIHHKNLSGIFNLCVPKPTNNNTLMKSLRKVLPPHFGIPHSKPFLEFGAKIIGTETELVLKSRNVIPKRLLYNGYSFKYTNIESALFDLLNI
- a CDS encoding DUF2461 domain-containing protein, which encodes MITKAYTEFFKELNENNNKEWFHTNKKRYENDVKGPFLELLSELLPMLHQWDNRILTDEKKALFRINRDVRFSKDKTPYHTIFKAGFSPNGKKSMLPGYYLGISADSIHVGGGLFNVKPPELKAVRNHIANHTDDFLAITTAKEFNDCLGALKGDVSKRIDKAHEAVANKTPLIYNKQFYAMSDLSLKDYYNSPNLKDAITKHFKAIRPLNEFLNAAF